Proteins encoded within one genomic window of Rhizobium acidisoli:
- a CDS encoding peptidase domain-containing ABC transporter, with the protein MSGFLHTNLHCLALVARHHGVDLAPERLQHDYAVGNDPVAVRQLLRMAKDAGLRARHLTLDWRSLLQLGEAFPALAELTNGNWVVIAGAVGSGEDERIRVLDPLASRAEVMMLSEEQFAKAWLGSVVLLKRNYRMSDEDRPFGFRWFVPEIIKQRSFFRDVALAAIVLYGLGLTTPIFFQLVIDKVLVHQSYATLTVLTAGIAIALVFDATFTFLRRYLLLYATNRIDIRVATRTFGHLLNLPIALFEQASAGVLVKHMQQTGRIREFLTGRLFLTLLDGVSLLVFVPILLLYSVKLTLVVLGFAALVGLVVMMLVGPFQRRLQALYQAEGDRQALLVETVHGMRTVKSLALEPRQRKVWDDYSAQSISVRFRVDKISTIAQAMTGLLEKLMSVAIIGLGALDVFSGAMTIGALVAFNMLAGRVSGPLVQIVTMAHEYQEVALSVRMLGEIMNQRPEQAGRGRGVRPHLQGRIEFDRVSFRYSPDSAPALDNVSFAVPAGCVFGVVGKSGSGKTTITRLIQGLYQSQEGLVRMDGYDSREIDLVHLRTSIGVVLQDNFLFRGSVRENIAAAKPDASIEEIMEVARIAGAEEFIERLPRGFDTMLEENGSNLSGGQKQRLAIARALITDPKLLIFDEATSALDPDSEAIIRENLSRIAAGRTVIIVSHRLSTLVDADAILVVDRGKVADIGRHDQLVSRCMTYRHLWAQQMRQVA; encoded by the coding sequence ATGAGTGGTTTTCTGCATACCAACCTGCACTGTCTGGCGCTCGTCGCGCGTCATCATGGCGTCGATCTTGCGCCGGAGCGATTGCAGCATGACTATGCCGTCGGCAACGATCCCGTTGCCGTGCGGCAGCTGCTGCGCATGGCCAAGGATGCCGGCCTCAGGGCCCGGCATCTGACGCTCGACTGGCGATCGCTGCTTCAGCTCGGCGAGGCCTTTCCGGCGCTGGCGGAACTGACGAACGGCAATTGGGTGGTCATCGCCGGCGCTGTCGGGAGCGGTGAGGATGAGAGAATTCGCGTTCTCGATCCGCTGGCGTCACGCGCCGAAGTGATGATGCTCAGCGAAGAGCAATTCGCCAAGGCCTGGCTCGGATCGGTCGTTCTGCTGAAGCGCAATTATCGCATGTCCGATGAGGACCGGCCCTTCGGCTTCCGCTGGTTCGTCCCCGAAATCATCAAGCAGCGCAGCTTCTTCCGCGATGTCGCGCTCGCAGCCATCGTGCTTTACGGCCTTGGGCTGACGACGCCGATCTTCTTTCAGCTCGTCATCGACAAGGTGCTCGTGCATCAGAGCTATGCGACGCTGACGGTTCTGACGGCGGGCATTGCGATCGCACTCGTCTTCGATGCGACCTTCACCTTCCTGCGGCGCTATCTGCTGCTCTACGCGACGAACAGGATCGATATTCGCGTCGCGACGCGCACCTTCGGCCATCTGCTGAACCTGCCGATCGCGCTCTTCGAGCAGGCTTCGGCCGGCGTTCTCGTCAAGCATATGCAGCAGACCGGGCGCATCCGCGAATTCCTGACCGGGCGGCTGTTCCTCACACTGCTGGACGGCGTTTCCCTCCTGGTCTTCGTGCCGATCCTGCTTCTCTACAGCGTCAAGCTGACGCTGGTTGTGCTGGGTTTTGCAGCGCTTGTCGGGCTGGTGGTGATGATGCTCGTCGGGCCGTTCCAGCGTCGCCTGCAGGCGCTTTACCAGGCGGAAGGCGACCGCCAGGCCTTGCTGGTGGAAACCGTGCACGGCATGCGCACCGTCAAATCGCTGGCGCTCGAGCCGCGCCAGCGCAAGGTCTGGGACGACTATTCGGCGCAGTCGATTTCCGTGCGGTTTCGGGTCGACAAGATCTCGACCATCGCCCAAGCGATGACCGGGCTGCTGGAGAAGCTGATGAGTGTCGCGATCATCGGCCTCGGTGCGCTCGACGTCTTCAGCGGCGCGATGACCATCGGCGCGCTTGTCGCTTTCAACATGCTCGCCGGCCGGGTTTCCGGCCCGCTCGTCCAGATCGTCACCATGGCGCATGAATATCAGGAAGTGGCGCTCTCCGTGCGCATGCTCGGCGAGATCATGAACCAGCGGCCGGAGCAGGCAGGCCGCGGGCGTGGTGTGCGGCCGCATCTGCAGGGCCGCATCGAATTCGACAGGGTCTCCTTCCGCTACTCCCCGGACAGTGCGCCGGCGCTCGACAATGTCTCCTTCGCCGTTCCGGCGGGCTGCGTCTTCGGCGTGGTCGGCAAGAGCGGCTCGGGCAAGACGACGATCACCAGGCTCATCCAGGGACTCTATCAGAGCCAGGAAGGGCTGGTGCGCATGGACGGCTATGACAGCCGCGAGATCGATCTCGTGCACTTAAGAACCAGCATCGGCGTCGTGCTGCAGGATAATTTCCTGTTTCGCGGCTCGGTTCGCGAGAATATCGCCGCCGCCAAACCCGATGCCAGTATCGAGGAGATCATGGAGGTTGCCCGCATCGCCGGCGCCGAGGAGTTCATCGAGCGCCTGCCGCGCGGCTTCGACACGATGCTGGAGGAAAATGGCTCCAACCTCTCCGGTGGCCAGAAGCAGCGGTTGGCCATCGCTCGCGCGCTGATCACCGATCCGAAGCTGTTGATTTTCGACGAGGCGACGAGCGCGCTCGACCCCGACAGCGAGGCGATCATCCGCGAGAATCTGAGCCGCATCGCTGCCGGCCGCACCGTCATCATCGTCTCGCACCGGCTTTCGACGCTCGTCGATGCCGATGCCATTCTCGTCGTCGATCGCGGCAAGGTCGCCGATATCGGCCGGCACGATCAGCTTGTATCGCGCTGCATGACCTATCGCCACCTGTGGGCCCAGCAAATGAGGCAGGTCGCATGA
- a CDS encoding DUF4082 domain-containing protein, producing the protein MDILLQRSKGRSMRKGTPLMRRIHVGNREYLSTFGGALSVFRASSAWSAVLASATVVSSRSTDGAPSFADQGSATVQSSFTGSVTSALITSGDMQSSPASSTAMPAAAADGGTQGTSTKTASAATVFQTPSSTSKRTVLGPDPAEEAATLPAAPALTGVTSNADTGSAKTAAPVSSSTSVGAASLRLQASIASISVEPSQDASAETTAAPAALAAPAAAAAAATPNKIALENLKQGNPISEWGLEGDGGGTIQGFATEISTNIGQTVNFKIATDSTHYRIDIYRMGYYGGDGARKVDSIEQQLTTAQIQPHPIVDMSLGLIDCGNWSVSASWQIPTDAVSGVYFAKLVREDGTEDASIIPFVVRDDASTSDIVFQTSDTTWQAYNAWGGASLYYGEVPVDPADMIGYLPPNCSCGLTAIGRASAVSYNRPIITNTSPIGGSHDYIFGVESSAISWLEQNGYNVSYISGVDAARSGTLLLNHDAYLSVGHDEYWSAEQRANVEAARDAGVNLAFWSGNECYWKVRWESSIDGSGQAYRTMVCYKETWGTSTDPSNVGTGTWRDPRYADPGQEPENSLTGTMFQVDSYRQDTISIPYDYSNLRFWRNTDVSQTQEGGTYNLVQNLLGYEWDSDVENGFRPDGLVNLSLSSISVDTYLRDYGATIGSAVATHSLTMYRAASGALVFGAGTVFWSWGLSDNHQGPTTSTDRNVQQAMVNMFADMGIQPTTLDASLILATQSTDTLKPTSSVTSPIVGASFLEGQHVTITGTAQDFGGGIIAGVEVSTDGGQHWFKATGRESWSYNWVVQASGTYTVMSRAVDDSVNLEVPSAGKQVTVTLPGTTGLWTLAEKPAVETAIDRDSVELGLRFQTTTAGFVQGIRFYKGFYNIGDHAVSLWSANGTLLASGGSVNESLSGWQTVMFSSPIQITAGTTYVASYHSSGFYSLTSNYFTGGTYASGAVTAVDGGGVFAYGTTAGTFPGQSPGTGTNYWVDVVFDAGPNSAPVATDDTGLTISGNDTVTISIASLVGNDTDANGDAMTISAVGNAVNGTVTLNKQNGTVIFTPTNNYSGPASFTYTLSDGRGGTDQGSVSLTVNPGPAGETLFTSSEGPAGASFNDGQAMELGMKFVASSSGMITGIRYYKASGDTGPHTGSLWTADGTLVATVTFANSGLVNGWQTATFANAVHIAAGTTYVASYSTTGSYVATANYFTSAHTNGSLTALAGSNGVYTVGGSAFPTSSYQSSNYWVDVVYNQSTGNAAPVAANDNGYTTYSDTALSIAAASLLANDTDADGDPLSITGVNGGVNGTVTFNSQTKSVTFTPTAGYTGAASFSYSISDGLGGTASATVSLTVGTPPGGGTTSSLFTGADTSGVAVANDANSVELGVKFIASASGQITGLTYYKSAQDTGTHVGSLWTAGGQLLAQATFINETASGWQTVSFTQPINVTGGTTYVASYHSNGFYSATANYFTLDHTSGALTAPASSVSGGNGVYAYGTGSLFPNSSYNASNYWVDVLYQQGTQNAVPVAANDSGFTTNTGTPVTIQASALLSNDSDGDSDPLTITGVSSAVNGSVAWNAQAQTVTFTPTAGYSGPASFSYAISDGKGGTASAQVALTISNGAAGPEQNLFAANATPSVVSVNDNQQVNLGMKFQADTSGWITGIRFYKGADNTGSHNGYLWTASGTLLGSVTFNNETASGWQTAQLTQQIAIQADTTYVVSYSTNGNYSATGNYFASDVTNGDLKALGGSNGVYAYGAGGLFPTASYNSTNYYVDVAFKPQLAA; encoded by the coding sequence ATGGACATCTTGCTACAGCGGTCGAAAGGCCGGTCGATGCGGAAGGGGACGCCGCTGATGCGGAGAATTCATGTTGGTAATCGTGAGTATCTGAGTACATTTGGTGGAGCGTTGAGTGTCTTTCGTGCATCTTCTGCCTGGAGTGCAGTCCTTGCTTCCGCGACCGTCGTGTCGTCGAGGAGTACCGATGGCGCCCCGAGCTTTGCCGATCAGGGCAGCGCAACCGTCCAATCCTCCTTCACCGGCTCGGTTACATCTGCCCTGATAACATCAGGCGACATGCAATCGTCCCCGGCATCGTCGACCGCGATGCCGGCCGCTGCTGCCGATGGCGGCACGCAGGGCACGTCCACGAAGACGGCGTCGGCTGCCACGGTCTTCCAGACGCCGTCCTCGACATCCAAGCGCACCGTGCTTGGCCCGGATCCGGCTGAGGAGGCTGCGACACTGCCTGCCGCCCCCGCCCTTACCGGTGTTACCAGCAATGCCGATACCGGCAGCGCCAAGACCGCGGCGCCGGTCAGTTCCTCCACCAGTGTCGGCGCGGCTTCGTTGCGCCTGCAGGCCTCGATAGCATCCATCTCGGTGGAGCCGAGCCAGGATGCTTCCGCTGAGACGACCGCGGCCCCGGCAGCACTGGCGGCGCCGGCGGCTGCAGCGGCTGCGGCGACGCCCAACAAGATCGCGCTCGAAAATCTGAAGCAGGGCAACCCGATCAGCGAGTGGGGTCTGGAGGGCGACGGCGGCGGCACCATCCAGGGCTTCGCCACCGAAATCAGCACCAATATCGGTCAGACGGTCAATTTCAAGATCGCCACCGATTCCACCCACTACCGCATCGATATCTACCGCATGGGCTATTATGGCGGCGACGGCGCCCGCAAGGTCGACTCCATCGAGCAGCAGCTGACCACGGCGCAGATCCAGCCACATCCGATCGTCGACATGTCGCTCGGCCTCATCGACTGCGGCAACTGGTCGGTTTCCGCGAGCTGGCAGATTCCGACGGATGCGGTCTCCGGCGTGTATTTCGCCAAGCTGGTGCGCGAGGATGGCACCGAGGATGCAAGCATCATCCCCTTCGTCGTGCGCGACGATGCCTCGACCAGCGATATCGTCTTCCAGACGTCGGACACGACCTGGCAGGCCTATAATGCCTGGGGCGGCGCCAGCCTCTATTACGGTGAAGTGCCCGTCGATCCGGCCGATATGATCGGCTACCTGCCGCCGAACTGCAGCTGCGGCCTGACCGCCATCGGCCGCGCCTCGGCCGTCAGCTATAACAGGCCGATCATCACCAATACGAGTCCGATCGGCGGCTCGCACGATTACATCTTCGGCGTCGAATCCTCCGCCATTTCGTGGCTGGAGCAGAACGGCTACAACGTTTCCTATATATCCGGCGTCGATGCGGCGCGCAGCGGCACGCTGCTTCTCAACCACGATGCTTATCTCTCCGTCGGGCATGACGAATACTGGTCGGCCGAACAGCGCGCCAATGTCGAGGCCGCCCGCGATGCTGGTGTCAACCTCGCCTTCTGGAGCGGCAACGAGTGCTACTGGAAGGTCCGCTGGGAAAGCAGCATCGATGGCAGCGGGCAAGCCTATCGCACCATGGTCTGCTACAAGGAAACCTGGGGTACGAGCACCGATCCGAGCAATGTCGGCACCGGAACCTGGCGCGATCCGCGCTATGCCGATCCTGGTCAGGAGCCGGAAAATTCGCTGACCGGCACGATGTTCCAGGTGGACAGCTACCGCCAGGATACGATTTCCATCCCCTACGACTATTCAAACCTGCGCTTCTGGCGCAACACCGATGTCTCGCAGACCCAGGAGGGCGGCACCTACAATCTGGTGCAGAACCTGCTCGGCTACGAATGGGATTCCGATGTCGAGAACGGCTTCCGGCCGGATGGGCTCGTCAACCTGTCACTCTCGTCCATCTCGGTCGACACCTATCTGCGCGATTACGGCGCGACTATCGGTTCGGCCGTCGCCACCCACAGCCTCACCATGTACCGGGCCGCAAGCGGCGCGCTCGTTTTCGGCGCCGGTACGGTCTTCTGGTCCTGGGGCCTCAGTGACAACCACCAGGGCCCGACGACCTCGACCGATCGCAACGTCCAGCAGGCGATGGTCAACATGTTCGCGGACATGGGTATCCAGCCGACCACGCTGGATGCAAGCCTGATCCTCGCGACCCAATCGACCGACACGCTGAAGCCGACCTCGTCCGTCACCTCGCCGATCGTCGGCGCAAGCTTCCTCGAAGGCCAGCATGTGACGATCACGGGCACAGCGCAGGATTTCGGCGGCGGCATCATTGCCGGCGTGGAAGTCTCAACCGATGGCGGCCAGCATTGGTTCAAGGCCACCGGCCGAGAGAGCTGGAGCTATAACTGGGTCGTGCAGGCAAGCGGCACTTATACGGTCATGTCGCGCGCCGTCGACGACAGCGTCAATCTGGAGGTGCCATCGGCCGGCAAGCAGGTCACCGTCACCCTGCCGGGAACGACGGGCCTGTGGACGCTTGCGGAAAAGCCCGCTGTGGAAACAGCGATCGATCGCGATTCCGTCGAGCTCGGCCTGCGCTTCCAGACCACCACGGCAGGCTTCGTGCAGGGCATCCGCTTCTACAAGGGCTTCTACAATATCGGCGACCATGCCGTCAGCCTCTGGAGCGCCAACGGAACGCTGCTGGCATCAGGCGGTTCCGTCAATGAGTCGCTCTCCGGCTGGCAGACGGTGATGTTCTCCAGCCCGATCCAGATTACCGCCGGTACCACCTATGTGGCCTCATACCACAGCAGCGGTTTCTATTCGCTGACAAGCAATTATTTCACCGGCGGCACCTATGCCAGCGGCGCGGTGACGGCCGTCGATGGCGGCGGCGTCTTCGCCTATGGCACCACTGCCGGCACCTTCCCCGGCCAAAGCCCCGGCACCGGCACTAATTACTGGGTCGACGTGGTCTTCGATGCCGGCCCCAACAGCGCCCCGGTCGCGACCGACGATACGGGGCTGACCATCTCCGGCAACGATACCGTGACCATCTCGATCGCCTCGCTTGTCGGAAACGATACGGACGCCAATGGCGACGCGATGACGATTTCGGCCGTCGGCAATGCCGTCAACGGCACGGTGACGCTCAACAAGCAGAACGGCACCGTCATCTTCACGCCGACCAACAATTATTCGGGGCCGGCAAGCTTCACCTATACGCTGTCGGATGGGCGCGGCGGCACGGATCAGGGCAGCGTCAGCCTCACCGTCAACCCGGGCCCTGCCGGGGAAACGCTGTTTACATCAAGCGAAGGGCCGGCGGGCGCAAGCTTCAACGACGGCCAGGCGATGGAACTGGGTATGAAGTTCGTCGCTTCGTCCAGCGGCATGATTACCGGCATCCGCTACTACAAGGCATCAGGCGATACCGGGCCCCATACCGGCTCCCTGTGGACGGCTGATGGAACGCTGGTTGCGACCGTCACCTTCGCCAACAGCGGATTGGTGAACGGCTGGCAGACCGCGACATTCGCCAACGCGGTGCATATCGCGGCCGGCACGACCTATGTCGCCTCCTACAGCACCACAGGCTCCTACGTGGCGACGGCAAACTATTTCACGTCAGCCCATACCAATGGCTCGCTGACGGCGCTCGCCGGCAGCAATGGCGTTTACACTGTCGGAGGCTCGGCATTCCCGACCTCCAGCTACCAGTCGTCGAACTACTGGGTGGATGTCGTCTACAACCAGTCGACAGGCAACGCGGCGCCGGTCGCCGCCAACGATAATGGCTACACGACCTATTCCGACACTGCGCTGTCGATTGCCGCGGCCAGCCTGCTTGCAAACGACACCGATGCCGATGGCGATCCGCTCAGCATCACCGGCGTCAACGGTGGGGTCAACGGAACGGTTACCTTCAACAGCCAGACCAAATCAGTCACTTTCACACCGACGGCTGGCTATACGGGTGCGGCAAGCTTCTCCTATTCGATCTCGGATGGGCTTGGCGGAACAGCCTCGGCGACGGTCAGCCTCACTGTCGGCACGCCGCCCGGCGGAGGCACGACGTCGAGCCTGTTTACCGGCGCGGATACGTCGGGGGTTGCCGTCGCCAACGACGCCAACTCGGTCGAACTTGGCGTCAAGTTCATCGCTTCCGCCAGCGGCCAGATCACCGGGCTCACCTATTACAAGAGCGCTCAGGATACCGGCACGCATGTCGGCTCGCTCTGGACGGCGGGCGGCCAACTTCTGGCCCAGGCGACCTTCATCAACGAGACGGCGAGCGGCTGGCAGACGGTTTCCTTCACCCAGCCGATCAATGTGACGGGCGGCACCACCTATGTAGCGAGCTACCATTCGAACGGCTTCTATTCGGCAACGGCGAACTACTTCACATTGGACCATACGAGTGGCGCGCTGACGGCGCCGGCAAGTTCGGTCAGCGGCGGCAACGGCGTTTATGCCTATGGCACGGGCAGCCTGTTCCCCAATTCCTCCTACAATGCCAGCAATTACTGGGTCGACGTGCTCTATCAGCAGGGCACGCAGAATGCGGTCCCGGTGGCCGCCAACGACAGCGGCTTTACGACCAATACCGGCACGCCGGTCACCATCCAGGCCTCGGCGCTGCTCTCGAACGACAGCGATGGCGATAGCGATCCGCTGACGATCACTGGCGTCAGCTCCGCGGTCAACGGCTCGGTCGCCTGGAACGCCCAGGCCCAGACGGTCACCTTCACGCCGACGGCAGGCTATTCGGGACCGGCAAGCTTCAGCTATGCGATCTCGGACGGCAAGGGCGGCACGGCCTCGGCGCAGGTCGCGCTTACCATCAGCAACGGGGCCGCCGGTCCGGAGCAGAATCTTTTTGCCGCCAACGCGACGCCTTCGGTCGTCTCGGTCAACGACAACCAGCAGGTCAATCTCGGCATGAAATTCCAGGCCGATACGTCAGGCTGGATCACCGGCATCCGCTTTTACAAGGGTGCCGATAATACCGGCTCGCATAACGGCTATCTCTGGACCGCCTCGGGCACGCTGCTCGGCAGCGTCACATTCAACAACGAGACGGCCAGCGGCTGGCAGACTGCGCAGCTCACCCAGCAGATCGCTATCCAGGCGGATACGACCTACGTCGTCTCCTACTCGACCAACGGCAATTATTCGGCGACCGGCAATTACTTTGCCAGCGACGTGACGAACGGCGATCTCAAGGCGCTCGGCGGCAGCAACGGCGTCTATGCTTATGGGGCGGGCGGGTTGTTCCCGACAGCCAGCTATAACAGCACGAACTACTATGTGGATGTGGCCTTCAAACCACAGCTCGCGGCGTAA
- a CDS encoding HlyD family type I secretion periplasmic adaptor subunit produces the protein MNAHARKPSENLPVPSDKGPSDKALSDKGRALTARPPLPPAIAEFQSDAVELEERAPPRVARMTLYCVTALLAAAITWASVSSIDEVVIAPGKLVTTQPTIVVQPLETSIIRTIEVKAGEVVHTGQTLATLDATFSQADVDQQQAKFSALDAQVKRIEAELAGDDYTKMAGDTPDQMLQAQLFGQRRAFYVAQLQNFDQQIAGQSAALVASKNQEAVLNDRRDGLSQIEAARERLYDNQSGSLITLLGSRDARLDVESDLTAVRGRADEAAHSYAKLRADRQAFIEDFRRAAMEQLVELRGQRDMADEELKKMKLRRNMVALTAPADAIVLDLAQRSVGSVVREAEPVVTLVPINVPLEAEVSINTRDIGRVAVGKDARVKLDAYPFQKYGTATGEVRTISQDTFVTGQQEQTATPSQPAAPFFKARILLADTRLNAADVPVRLLPGMTVSTEIKVGKRTVISYFLYPLLRGLDNAIREP, from the coding sequence ATGAACGCGCACGCCAGAAAACCCAGCGAGAACCTGCCGGTTCCTTCAGACAAGGGCCCCTCGGACAAGGCCCTTTCAGACAAGGGAAGGGCATTGACGGCCCGCCCGCCGCTGCCGCCGGCAATTGCCGAATTCCAGTCCGATGCCGTCGAACTCGAGGAACGCGCGCCGCCGCGGGTGGCGCGCATGACGCTCTACTGCGTGACGGCGCTGCTTGCGGCGGCGATCACCTGGGCCTCGGTTTCCTCGATCGACGAGGTGGTGATTGCGCCCGGCAAGCTCGTCACCACCCAGCCGACCATCGTCGTCCAGCCGCTCGAAACCTCGATCATCCGCACGATCGAGGTGAAGGCCGGCGAGGTCGTGCATACCGGTCAGACGCTCGCGACCCTCGACGCCACCTTCAGCCAGGCCGATGTCGACCAGCAGCAGGCGAAATTCTCCGCACTCGATGCCCAGGTGAAGCGCATCGAGGCCGAGCTTGCCGGCGACGACTATACAAAGATGGCGGGAGATACGCCCGACCAGATGCTGCAGGCGCAGCTCTTCGGCCAGCGACGGGCCTTCTACGTGGCGCAGTTGCAGAATTTCGATCAGCAGATCGCCGGCCAATCGGCCGCTCTCGTGGCGAGCAAGAACCAGGAGGCGGTGCTCAATGACAGGCGTGATGGGCTCTCGCAGATCGAAGCCGCGCGGGAGAGGCTCTATGACAACCAGAGCGGTTCGCTGATCACGCTGCTCGGCTCGCGCGACGCCCGCCTCGACGTCGAATCCGATCTGACTGCCGTCCGCGGCCGAGCCGACGAGGCCGCCCACTCCTATGCCAAGCTCCGAGCCGACCGTCAGGCCTTCATCGAGGATTTCCGCCGCGCCGCAATGGAGCAATTGGTGGAGTTGCGCGGCCAGCGTGACATGGCCGACGAGGAACTGAAAAAGATGAAGCTGCGCCGTAACATGGTGGCGCTGACCGCACCCGCCGACGCCATCGTGCTCGATCTGGCGCAACGATCGGTCGGTTCGGTGGTGCGGGAGGCAGAGCCGGTGGTCACACTCGTGCCCATCAACGTGCCGCTCGAAGCCGAAGTCTCGATCAACACCCGCGATATCGGTCGGGTGGCCGTCGGCAAGGACGCGCGTGTCAAGCTCGACGCCTATCCTTTCCAGAAATACGGCACCGCCACGGGCGAGGTGAGAACCATCAGCCAGGACACGTTCGTCACCGGCCAACAGGAGCAGACCGCCACTCCCAGCCAGCCCGCAGCGCCCTTCTTCAAGGCCCGAATCCTGCTTGCCGATACAAGGCTGAACGCCGCAGACGTGCCGGTGCGGCTGCTTCCCGGCATGACCGTGTCCACGGAAATCAAGGTCGGCAAGCGCACGGTGATCTCCTATTTCCTGTATCCGTTGCTGCGGGGGCTGGATAACGCGATACGCGAACCGTAG
- a CDS encoding GTP-binding protein — MMGADNRLPVTVLAGFLGAGKTTVLNHVLSNREGRRVAVIVNDMSEVNIDAELVREGGADLSRTDETLVELTNGCICCTLRDDLLSEVRRLAAAGRFDYLLIEGTGIAEPLPVAATFSFRDESGAALCDVARLDTMVCVVDAVNLLTDYQSADFLADRGERRDGHDERKLVELLVEQIEFSDVVIINKAGDVPCADLAEVRRVVAALNPGAQVVEAVFGQVPLGAILDTGLFSEAKAARHPLWHKELFGWGDHVPETEEYGIRSFVYRSRRPFHPLRLKDFLDRKWAGLIRAKGHFWLATRPDEIGLLSIAGTQCRIETRGYWWASVPRVQWPRFPQFRQLIDRHWDDVWGDRRQELVFIGSGFDEEAIRAALGYCLIGEETGFDPQTAVGIRDPFPAWQHGHIPAHSNS; from the coding sequence ATGATGGGTGCAGACAACAGATTGCCAGTAACGGTTCTCGCCGGGTTTCTCGGCGCCGGCAAGACGACTGTCCTCAATCATGTGCTGAGCAATCGGGAGGGCCGCCGGGTTGCCGTCATCGTCAATGATATGAGCGAGGTCAACATCGATGCGGAGCTCGTGCGCGAGGGGGGAGCAGATCTCTCGCGCACCGACGAGACGCTGGTAGAGCTCACCAACGGCTGCATCTGCTGCACCCTGCGCGACGATCTCCTGAGCGAAGTGCGCCGGCTCGCAGCCGCCGGCCGTTTCGACTATCTGCTGATCGAGGGCACCGGCATTGCCGAACCGCTGCCGGTCGCCGCCACCTTCTCCTTCCGCGACGAGAGCGGGGCGGCCCTCTGCGACGTGGCGCGTCTCGACACGATGGTCTGCGTCGTCGATGCGGTCAATCTCCTCACCGACTACCAGAGCGCCGATTTCCTTGCCGATCGCGGCGAGAGGCGTGACGGGCATGATGAGCGCAAGCTCGTGGAACTGCTCGTCGAGCAGATCGAATTTTCCGATGTCGTCATCATCAACAAGGCAGGCGACGTGCCGTGCGCCGACCTTGCCGAGGTTCGCCGGGTCGTCGCGGCGCTCAATCCGGGTGCTCAGGTCGTCGAGGCGGTCTTCGGCCAGGTGCCGCTTGGGGCGATCCTGGATACCGGCCTCTTCAGCGAGGCGAAGGCTGCCCGCCATCCGCTCTGGCACAAGGAACTCTTCGGCTGGGGCGATCATGTGCCGGAGACCGAGGAATACGGCATAAGAAGCTTCGTCTATCGCAGCCGCCGGCCCTTCCATCCCCTGAGGCTCAAGGATTTCCTCGACCGGAAATGGGCGGGCCTCATCCGCGCAAAGGGTCATTTCTGGCTGGCGACGAGGCCGGATGAGATCGGCCTTCTATCGATTGCCGGCACCCAGTGCCGCATCGAGACCAGGGGCTACTGGTGGGCCTCGGTGCCGCGGGTACAATGGCCGCGCTTTCCGCAGTTCCGCCAGCTCATCGACCGGCATTGGGACGATGTCTGGGGCGACCGCCGCCAGGAGCTCGTCTTCATCGGTTCCGGCTTCGACGAGGAAGCGATCCGCGCCGCTCTCGGTTATTGCCTGATCGGAGAGGAGACGGGTTTCGATCCGCAGACCGCCGTCGGCATTCGCGATCCGTTTCCGGCCTGGCAGCACGGACATATCCCTGCGCATTCAAATAGTTAG